One window from the genome of Streptomyces sp. WZ-12 encodes:
- a CDS encoding sialidase family protein, whose protein sequence is MASDLRAHLRPRHRSRQRRARATVAALTVTALAALATAPARAAGDAPSGGFDQRVVFKAAQEKGYFCFRIPAIVRTVRGTLLAFAEGRVHDCGDAGDIDLVVKRSTDGGRTWGPLKVINHGDGDTHGNPVPLVDRRTGRIVLAETYNKGRTDGLSCDVPCDRTPHLQYSDDDGATWSVPRDLTRSIRPRRWNSWYATGPLHGIQLAHGRHAGRLVFGVNAESYAGHRVTANHAALVHSDDGGATWRIGALDTWPVAPDGTFRQKPSEMALLERTDGSIYVNGREQDGTDLGNRTAAVSRDGGDSFAAPFRALPDFSAPMVQASALLLPRSSAAGGGTRTLLAAPADPDRRRVMTLRSSYDQGRTWEGVDRGARVTADWSGYSDLVAVSPTVTGLLYEGGAADARDEIRFARFTEAWLGPRRGPDPTTPDLARGARPAAVLGGARLTDGPFGRALSFDGTDDAVRLPYRDSLPLGSREFTCSLWFRYRAARGAQPLLWMGGMGSASPQVAVSGDPAHDRITAHLTAVDGARPPATVRLASAGAYNDGRWHHLALRRAGGRLRLTVDGAATASTADAPGTVSRTSVFGAFLGQQPDGRARLTGALSQVRVYGRALTDAELERVRGGSASVPGPLVLGLPLDRVNGGR, encoded by the coding sequence ATGGCGTCAGATCTCCGCGCGCACCTCCGCCCCCGCCACAGATCCCGGCAGCGCCGGGCCCGCGCCACCGTCGCCGCGCTGACCGTCACCGCGCTCGCCGCCCTGGCGACCGCCCCCGCCCGGGCCGCCGGTGACGCCCCCTCAGGCGGCTTCGACCAGCGGGTCGTCTTCAAGGCGGCGCAGGAGAAGGGGTACTTCTGCTTCCGTATACCCGCCATCGTGCGGACCGTCCGCGGCACCCTGCTCGCCTTCGCCGAGGGCCGGGTGCACGACTGCGGGGACGCCGGCGACATCGACCTCGTCGTCAAGCGCTCCACCGACGGCGGCCGGACCTGGGGCCCGCTGAAGGTCATCAACCACGGCGACGGGGACACCCACGGCAACCCGGTGCCCCTCGTGGACCGCCGCACCGGCCGGATCGTCCTCGCCGAGACCTACAACAAGGGCCGTACCGACGGCCTCAGTTGTGACGTGCCCTGCGACCGCACCCCGCACCTCCAGTACAGCGACGACGACGGCGCCACCTGGTCCGTGCCCCGCGACCTGACCCGCAGCATCCGCCCCCGGCGGTGGAACTCCTGGTACGCCACCGGCCCGTTGCACGGCATCCAGCTCGCCCACGGGAGGCACGCGGGCCGGCTGGTCTTCGGGGTCAACGCCGAGAGCTACGCGGGCCATCGGGTCACCGCCAACCACGCCGCCCTGGTCCACAGCGACGACGGCGGGGCCACCTGGCGGATCGGCGCGCTCGACACCTGGCCGGTCGCGCCCGACGGCACCTTCCGCCAGAAGCCGTCCGAGATGGCCCTCCTGGAGCGCACCGACGGCTCGATCTACGTCAACGGCCGCGAACAGGACGGCACGGACCTGGGCAACCGCACCGCCGCCGTCAGCCGGGACGGCGGCGACTCCTTCGCCGCCCCGTTCCGCGCCCTGCCCGACTTCTCCGCCCCGATGGTGCAGGCGTCGGCGCTGCTGCTGCCGCGCTCGTCGGCCGCCGGCGGCGGCACCCGCACCCTGCTCGCCGCGCCCGCCGACCCCGACCGCCGCCGCGTCATGACCCTCCGGTCCTCCTATGACCAGGGCCGCACCTGGGAGGGCGTGGACCGGGGCGCCCGGGTCACCGCCGACTGGTCCGGCTACTCGGACCTGGTCGCCGTCTCCCCCACCGTCACCGGCCTGCTCTACGAGGGCGGCGCCGCCGACGCCCGGGACGAGATCCGCTTCGCCCGCTTCACCGAGGCGTGGCTCGGACCGCGCCGCGGCCCCGACCCCACCACCCCCGACCTGGCCCGCGGCGCCCGGCCGGCGGCGGTCCTCGGCGGCGCCCGGCTCACCGACGGCCCCTTCGGCCGCGCGCTGTCCTTCGACGGCACCGACGACGCCGTGCGCCTCCCCTACCGCGACTCGCTCCCCCTGGGGAGCCGGGAGTTCACCTGCTCCCTGTGGTTCCGCTACCGCGCCGCCCGGGGTGCGCAGCCGCTGCTGTGGATGGGCGGGATGGGCAGCGCCTCCCCGCAGGTCGCGGTGAGCGGCGACCCGGCGCACGACCGGATCACCGCGCACCTGACGGCCGTTGACGGTGCCCGGCCGCCGGCGACGGTCCGCCTCGCCAGCGCCGGCGCCTACAACGACGGCCGCTGGCACCACCTCGCGCTGCGTCGCGCCGGCGGTCGGCTGCGGCTGACCGTGGACGGCGCCGCGACCGCGTCCACCGCCGACGCGCCCGGAACGGTCAGCCGCACCTCGGTGTTCGGCGCGTTCCTGGGCCAGCAGCCGGACGGGCGGGCGCGGTTGACCGGTGCGCTCTCCCAGGTCCGGGTCTACGGGCGGGCGTTGACCGACGCCGAGCTGGAGCGGGTGCGCGGGGGCAGTGCCTCGGTGCCCGGCCCGTTGGTGCTCGGGCTCCCCTTGGACAGGGTGAACGGCGGCCGCTGA
- the fdhD gene encoding formate dehydrogenase accessory sulfurtransferase FdhD, with product MGRVTERRRVIRIRGGAVSSRPDTLVAEEPLEIRLNGRPLAITMRTPGDDFALAAGFLVSEGVLGAADEVANIVYCAGATEDGRNTYNVVDVRLADGVPVPDITLERNVYTTSSCGLCGKASLDAVRTTARWSLTADPDPALRIAPETLATLPDRLRSTQRVFERTGGLHAAALFTADGELLDVQEDVGRHNAVDKVVGRALRDDRLPLSSSVLMVSGRASFELAQKAVMAGIPVLAAVSAPSSLAVDLAAEAGLTLVGFLRGASMNIYAGEHRLAWDGANAGG from the coding sequence ATGGGACGGGTCACCGAGCGACGCCGCGTCATCCGGATCCGTGGCGGTGCGGTGAGCAGCCGGCCGGACACCCTGGTCGCCGAGGAGCCGCTGGAGATCCGGCTGAACGGCCGGCCGTTGGCGATCACCATGCGCACCCCCGGCGACGACTTCGCGCTGGCCGCGGGCTTCCTGGTCAGCGAGGGGGTGCTGGGCGCCGCGGACGAGGTCGCGAACATCGTGTACTGCGCGGGGGCCACCGAGGACGGGCGCAACACGTACAACGTCGTTGACGTGCGGCTGGCGGACGGCGTTCCGGTCCCCGACATCACCCTGGAGCGGAACGTCTACACGACGTCGTCGTGCGGGCTGTGCGGCAAGGCGAGCCTGGACGCGGTGCGCACCACCGCCCGCTGGTCGCTGACCGCCGATCCGGACCCCGCGCTGCGGATCGCCCCGGAGACCCTGGCGACCCTCCCCGACCGACTACGGTCCACCCAGCGGGTCTTCGAGCGGACCGGCGGGCTGCACGCGGCGGCGCTGTTCACGGCCGACGGCGAACTGCTCGATGTCCAAGAGGACGTGGGGCGCCACAACGCGGTGGACAAGGTCGTCGGGCGGGCACTCCGGGACGACCGGCTGCCGCTGTCGTCCAGCGTGCTGATGGTGTCCGGACGGGCCTCGTTCGAGCTGGCGCAGAAGGCCGTGATGGCCGGCATCCCGGTCTTGGCCGCGGTCTCCGCGCCGTCCTCATTGGCCGTGGACCTGGCCGCCGAGGCGGGGTTGACGCTGGTCGGCTTCCTGCGCGGGGCGTCGATGAACATCTACGCGGGCGAGCACCGGTTGGCGTGGGACGGGGCGAACGCCGGCGGCTGA